The following nucleotide sequence is from Tardiphaga sp. 709.
CGGAACGGTGCATGGCGGTTACGCCGCGACCATGCTGGATGGCGCCATCGCGCTGGCGGTGCAGACCTCACTGCCAGCAGGGACCGGTTACGCGACGCTCGATCTCAAGGTCACCTACATTCGCGCGATGACGGCTGCATCAGGACCGATCCGCGCCGAAGGCCGTATCATTCACATGGGACGCAGGATGGCCGCGACGGAGGGAACGCTGACCGACAAGGATGGCAGGCTTTGCGCCCATGCCACCGCCACCTGCATGATCACGGGAAAAGACTAGAGCATCATCCCGAAAAGTGGATACCGGTTTTCGCCGACAAACGAATTCGTTTGTCGAGAGATCATGCTCCAACAGAGACTCTAGCCCTTCGGCCCGAAATACACGCAGCTCTCATTACAGCTGTCGCGAAACACGCCGACACGGACGACCGGAGCCTTGTCGGCGACGCGGTTCCAGATGAAGCGCGAGAGATTTTCCAGCGTCGGAATGCCGATCGCTTCGATCTTGTTGAGAAACTTGTGGTCGAGCGTCTTGCGCAACTCATCGAGGCTGCGGTCGAGCAAGCCGAGATCCATCACCATGCCGGTCACGGGATCCGGCACGCCGCGGATGGTGACTTCGGCGCGGAAGGAGTGGCCATGGATTTCCTGGCTCACTTCGCCCAGCGTGGTGTGAGACAGCGCATGCGCCGCCTCGAAGCGAAACGATTTGGTCAATTCCCACATAGGAAGTCGTCGTCCTTAGAAGTCCTGGTCCTTAGCGGATCCCAAGTGTCTTGTGTGTCTGCACGCTCAGTCGCCATTGCGGGTGGCGCAGGCAGTAGTCCACCGCGT
It contains:
- a CDS encoding PaaI family thioesterase; translated protein: MTTEIGDASSGLKLVQQAFAAGGFARGIGRTLGIKGESAEQGKVVLVGSPSEDHYNPLGTVHGGYAATMLDGAIALAVQTSLPAGTGYATLDLKVTYIRAMTAASGPIRAEGRIIHMGRRMAATEGTLTDKDGRLCAHATATCMITGKD
- a CDS encoding 6-carboxytetrahydropterin synthase; this encodes MWELTKSFRFEAAHALSHTTLGEVSQEIHGHSFRAEVTIRGVPDPVTGMVMDLGLLDRSLDELRKTLDHKFLNKIEAIGIPTLENLSRFIWNRVADKAPVVRVGVFRDSCNESCVYFGPKG